The DNA window gaaattgttgactAAAGGTGTAATTTTAGTTTTCTTCGCACACAAAGTATTCACAAAGCTTCGTAAAAttgccactgatgtcacatttttacaattttccttacaacctttctgagGCTTGAACTTGTTGGTTGCGTTGccgtctatggagggtcagaaagctctctgatttcatcaaaaatatcttaatttgtgttccgaagatgaacgaagggtCTTGGTTTGATACAACATGAGGGTcaattattaatgacagaatttaaatttttgtgtgAGCCATCTACATATGCAAGCTGCAACTTTGCTTCACTTGACACCTGTCTAACTTCCATGTTGATTCCTCAGACCGTGAACGGGATTCAGGCTGCTCATCGCGCTCCACGAGTCCCAGGCCTCAGAAAGCATGCACCTCCAGCCTGTTCTATGGCGACCCTCATGGCAAAACCCACAGCTCCGACATGATCTACGTGTGCGAAAACGTCAAGGAGGGCCCTCGCAGTTTGAGGACTGCCGAGAGAGTCACTCTGATTGTGGACAACACCCGTTTTGTGGTCGACCCATCCATCTTCACTGCCCAACCCAACACCATGCTCGGCAGGTAGGATTCATTATGGCTTCAACAGAATCATTTGCTTTGTCATATCGTGTCagtgttttaataaataattggTGGGTGTTGTCTCGAAGGATGTTCGGATCTGGACGGGAACACAACTTCACGCGTCCTAATGAAAAGGGAGAGTATGAGGTTGCTGAGGGAATCAGCTCCACCGTGTTCAGAGCCATTTTGGTGAGTGCACAATGCTTTAAAAGCTTTATTGAGGTTTTAAATATCTCTTTGGCCTAGTGCACCGCATATTGATTAAGTGACGGATTGGACTGCAGTATCAAAATTCACATGACTTCAGCACAAAGTGTACTTTTGTTAAAGCCCATTGCAGATGCGTTTCACATAGAAAAATGGCAACTCAGCAGAACGTTTTCCCCACTGTCTGGTTTATATGGTTTCCTTTATTATCTTCAGAGTCAGTGCCATCATGTTTTGTCTTCTATTCCTGCCTGATCACATTACTGACCTTGAAATCAGTTAATGTTTAATAAAAAGGATAGCCCGGATCCTGGATGATTAATGGGTTTGCAGGGCTTTTATATTATGAATGTggaaatttttacattttcaagatACACTGAAAATGTGAAGTTGTCTGGAGAAGAATGTATTTTCACCAAAAATGCTTAGATGGGTCATTCAGACACGCAATGTTGTTTATTATGCACATACTAAATCGCACATGTTTTTTTTTGCCTCTGTGCTTCAACATATGAGTACATGAATACAATCTcaagaactgctctgagagtcattgCATGAGATTTTTAGTTTCTTTTTACAAAAACTATTGTCTTATCATATGCAAACAGATACTTAAAGGTTTTCACAGCAACCTGAAATGGAATTCAGAAAATTCATGGAagacacagaatttggtaaatataaaactgaattagtaacaaaaataaacatatttcttAAAACCTtgaaaaattaatacatttcttttgaattttcatgatttcaattaactagacatgctaaaatgtatatacacaacacagtatttctaaataaataaaataatattttttataaaatcatttAGAGATTTATTGACACCTTTAAAAATGGAATCCAAAATATTAattgaaaacacagaatttggtaaatataaaactgaattggacacttttttttatttcatatttatttaagtttttgttaaacttttaataaattgcttttaaattgtgtacatttcatGATTTTAAGTAACTAGACATGCTAAATACAccacacagtatttctgaataaataaataaaataatatttttttataaaatcagtttaatctattttttataaaatcaattagcGATTTATTGACACCATTAAAAATGGAATCCaaaaaattaattgaaaacagaatttggtaaatataaaacttaattacagaaaaaaataaatgtatttcataaggccttaacatttttttttgttaaactttaaaaaaaaattgcttttaaattgtgtacatttccTGATTTTAATTAACTAGAcatgctaaaaatgtaaatacacaacacagtatttctgaataaataaataaaataataatacatatttttaataaaaccaaTTCAATCtttttcatatatataaaatcaattaatttgtattttaatgaaaccattcaaatggaatccagaaaattaatggagaacacagaatttggtaaatataaaactgaattagagaaagaaaaaaaacatttcataaggCCTTAAATgagttaaacttttaataaattgcgcACATTTCATGATTTTAATCAACTGTGtcgtaaatacacaacacagtatttctgaaaaaaaaaaaaataaaataataataaatattttaataaaatcaattcaatgtttttttttatagaaatctaTTAATTAGtgttttaatgaaaccattaaaatggaatccaaaaaaaaaaaaaaaattaatggagagaacagaatttggtaaatataaaattgaattagagaaaaaaaaaatttcttaaaaatgaaaaatatttttgttaaacttttaataaattgctcttaaattgtgtacatttcatgatttcaattaactagacatgctttttgaagtGGATTTCATATGGCCATGTATTAGAGGGAAAAAAAGTGTatacataaatattacattttatatatttattattcttttaatttacattttgtatACCACAGTGCTTAATCTGAAACAGTTTTTTTGTCACAACTTAAAACAATATGGCATTGAACGGGTTAAGCTTCTAGCGTGAGGCTCAGCTCAGTGGAAAAATCAGGACAGCACACATTAGACAGCACTACAGAAATAACAGCCATATTGAacctttctctttttttcagtgAAGTGTTTTGTTGAGCGTCTTCATGCTGTCTGTATGCTGAGCTCTTTCCACGTTTGGCTGGCTTTAAATGGATCAGTGCTTGTGAAGAGTAGGAAAAGCagggggtgtgtgtgtgtatctggcATCGGAGCCATTTGCTTCTCTTTGGAATAAGTGCTGCTTCAGTAATGGCCGCCTGTTTGTTTTTCCTCCGCGTCTCTCCCTTTTAACCGGCAGGATTACTACAAATCAGGGATAATCCGCTGCCCTGATGGGATCTCCATCCCGGAGCTGAGAGAGGCATGTGACTACCTTTGCATCGCCTTCGACTACAGCACCATCAAGTGCAGAGACCTCAGTGAGTATCCATTAACATGACAAATGCCCTAAACGGATTCGTCTTTTGGTGCCAGAAAATGCTCTGATTGTCGCGGCAATGGCGGAACTACACGGTATTCAGCGTGTTTTGGATGGCTGAGGATGGTAAATGCGAGAGAGCAGAAGTAGGTCAGTGCCGTATCTGATGTGATCGTCAGATATGGGTCACTGGACGCTGTTGGCGTGACCTGTTTACATTGCAAGCGTTCACGTTATGGCTTTTTTAGTTTAAAGAACCATGTATATGTCACGATATGGCTGGATTGAATCAGCTGCCGAATCGGAATGAGCTGATTTGAATGACGCTCTGGCTCTGTCGGCTGCAGGTGCACTCATGCATGAGCTGTCTAATGATGGTGCTCGGCGGCAGTTTGAGTTTTATCTGGAGGAGATGGTGCTGCCTCTGATGGTGGCCAGCGCTCAGAGCGGAGAGAGGGAGTGTCATGTGGTGGTGCTGACCGATGACGACGTGGTGGACTGGGATGAGGAGTATCCGCCGCAGATGGGAGAGGAATACTCACAGAGTCAGTACTTCACCTGCACCTCAATTACACACTGTTTTTTATGTCAATCACAGTGCTAATGCATTATGGGTCATTTCTCATGAGGGTTCGAAGAATTGATTGTGGTCATTAGTGGTGTGTGCATGTGGTTTTTGAACACCTTATTGCTACAAACAGGAATGATACCTCAAATCATGCAGCTTGTTTTGACCTTGTAAATGATAATATGGGTGAGCACATAGCAATACACTAACATAAGTAcgatttttgttttgtctttgtgtCTGACTTGCAGTTATATACAGCACAAAACTATACCGCTTTTTCAAATACATTGAAAACCGCGATGTTGCCAAGTCGGTTCTGAAGGAGAGAGGACTGAAGAAGATTCGATTAGGCATTGAAGGTAAGAGACTTTAACTTGGCTGCTTTCAGATCAACCTGATGTCAAATTAGCTTATTCACACAAaattttaaattctgtttttaactactcaccttcatgttgtttcaaccttgtaagacctttgttgatcTTTGGCAcataaattaagatgtttttgatgaaatccgagagctttctgacactgcatagtccatgtgacagtggttcaactAAAATTTAATGAagatatgagaatactttttgtgtgcaaagaaaacaaaaataactttattcaacaacgtACAGCGTGCATCATTTTCTGCTTGGAAACAACGCAGTACCATACATATGCGTCATGATACTCTTGTTTAGGGCTGTCATTAACGTTTATTTttgtaatcgagtaatctgtcaattattctggcaattaatcgagtaatcgaaTAATCAAAATTTGTTTGTGGTATTAAAAATAGACCTAAGAGAACAATaacttaaaatacatttacactGCCGcttaagtttgggatcagtaagattttcagtatttagtgtcacagtgattcttcaaaaatcattctaatatgctgattaattactgttattatcgatgttggaaacagttgtgctgcttaatatttttttggaacctgtgattctatATTTTAGGATGCTTGAttaataaaaggtaaaaaaaccaacagcatttattctttttattaagtttctaatataagtctttgctatcacgtccttgctgaataaaagtattaatttctttcaaaaaaaaatgaatgaatgaacgtttactgaccccagacttttagatggtagtttatattgttacaaaagatttctattttaaatgaacactgttcttttcaacttttaatttgttaaagaatcctgaggaaaaaaaaaaaatcacaggtatACACAcaatcacaaaatattaagcagcaaaactgttttcagtATTGATAATAGCATATTTGaacgatttctgaaagatcatgtgacactgaagaccagagtaatgatactgaaaattcagctttgtatcacaggaatgaaATATATTCACATACATTCACAAAACAgttaataacattttacaatattagtttttttttttttttatcaaataaatgcagccttgatgagcataagaaacatctctaaaaaacattaaaaatcccactgatcccaaactttgagcagcagtgtatctaatcctggaccacaaaaccagtcataagtagcaatagccaaaaatgcattgtattggtcaaaattgtacatctttcttttatgccaaaaatcattaggatattaagtaaagatcatgtttcatgaagatatttggtaactTCATTtacacaactttaaaagtgattttctcaatatttagattttttgcaccctcagattcctgattttcaaatagttgtatctctgccaaatattgtcctatcctaacaaaccatacatcaagttGCATCAGTTGTGGTCCTAGATGAACGATATAATAAACCATAACTCACAGCAGTATGCAGAAACGGCGTTTGATATCATGCAGCCTTGAAAAAACGGTCTAATAGTGCGTTTTTTGGATTCTCGTTCGTGGAAAGAGTCACATTGGTATTTTGACGGTTACTCGATACAGGTCAaatgcaatcaaaagttttttttttttttaaatcaagtactTAAATCGAGGAATCATGACTCTTGTTAACgcgcgtcaaagactgacatgcaAGAATAGAAGTGGTTGAAaaagttgctatttttgttttttttttgcatacaaaaagtattcttgtagcttcatgaaattatggttgaaccactgatgtcacctgGACTATTGTAACAACAtccatactacctttctgggccttgaaa is part of the Garra rufa chromosome 25, GarRuf1.0, whole genome shotgun sequence genome and encodes:
- the btbd10a gene encoding BTB/POZ domain-containing protein 10a isoform X4, encoding MAGRSISYDSHSSDSENWDQRTTCRSRIVCRHLSGQPCGAQLEGELVTMSLHGASGGGGGTLDHSRERRRSGDRSRDSSHERGEGQLTPCIRNVTSPIRQHLSDRERDSGCSSRSTSPRPQKACTSSLFYGDPHGKTHSSDMIYVCENVKEGPRSLRTAERVTLIVDNTRFVVDPSIFTAQPNTMLGRMFGSGREHNFTRPNEKGEYEVAEGISSTVFRAILDYYKSGIIRCPDGISIPELREACDYLCIAFDYSTIKCRDLSALMHELSNDGARRQFEFYLEEMVLPLMVASAQSGERECHVVVLTDDDVVDWDEEYPPQMGEEYSQIIYSTKLYRFFKYIENRDVAKSVLKERGLKKIRLGIEGYPTYKEKVKKRPGGRPEVIYNYVQRPFIRMSWEKEEGKSRHVDFQCVKSKSITNLAAAAADIPQDQLVVMHPGPQVDELDILPNHPQPSHHYDPDPDASSPAI
- the btbd10a gene encoding BTB/POZ domain-containing protein 10a isoform X3; the encoded protein is MAGRSISYDSHSSDSENWDQRTTCRSRIVCRHLSSGQPCGAQLEGELVTMSLHGASGGGGGTLDHSRERRRSGDRSRDSSHERGEGQLTPCIRNVTSPIRQHLSDRERDSGCSSRSTSPRPQKACTSSLFYGDPHGKTHSSDMIYVCENVKEGPRSLRTAERVTLIVDNTRFVVDPSIFTAQPNTMLGRMFGSGREHNFTRPNEKGEYEVAEGISSTVFRAILDYYKSGIIRCPDGISIPELREACDYLCIAFDYSTIKCRDLSALMHELSNDGARRQFEFYLEEMVLPLMVASAQSGERECHVVVLTDDDVVDWDEEYPPQMGEEYSQIIYSTKLYRFFKYIENRDVAKSVLKERGLKKIRLGIEGYPTYKEKVKKRPGGRPEVIYNYVQRPFIRMSWEKEEGKSRHVDFQCVKSKSITNLAAAAADIPQDQLVVMHPGPQVDELDILPNHPQPSHHYDPDPDASSPAI
- the btbd10a gene encoding BTB/POZ domain-containing protein 10a isoform X1 encodes the protein MPEDAAKSPGKPSLCEGARVLCAFIHQLLPCCFVLKTGGSGQPCGAQLEGELVTMSLHGASGGGGGTLDHSRERRRSGDRSRDSSHERGEGQLTPCIRNVTSPIRQHLSDRERDSGCSSRSTSPRPQKACTSSLFYGDPHGKTHSSDMIYVCENVKEGPRSLRTAERVTLIVDNTRFVVDPSIFTAQPNTMLGRMFGSGREHNFTRPNEKGEYEVAEGISSTVFRAILDYYKSGIIRCPDGISIPELREACDYLCIAFDYSTIKCRDLSALMHELSNDGARRQFEFYLEEMVLPLMVASAQSGERECHVVVLTDDDVVDWDEEYPPQMGEEYSQIIYSTKLYRFFKYIENRDVAKSVLKERGLKKIRLGIEGYPTYKEKVKKRPGGRPEVIYNYVQRPFIRMSWEKEEGKSRHVDFQCVKSKSITNLAAAAADIPQDQLVVMHPGPQVDELDILPNHPQPSHHYDPDPDASSPAI
- the btbd10a gene encoding BTB/POZ domain-containing protein 10a isoform X2 — its product is MPEDAAKSPGKPSLCEGARVLCAFIHQLLPCCFVLKTGGGQPCGAQLEGELVTMSLHGASGGGGGTLDHSRERRRSGDRSRDSSHERGEGQLTPCIRNVTSPIRQHLSDRERDSGCSSRSTSPRPQKACTSSLFYGDPHGKTHSSDMIYVCENVKEGPRSLRTAERVTLIVDNTRFVVDPSIFTAQPNTMLGRMFGSGREHNFTRPNEKGEYEVAEGISSTVFRAILDYYKSGIIRCPDGISIPELREACDYLCIAFDYSTIKCRDLSALMHELSNDGARRQFEFYLEEMVLPLMVASAQSGERECHVVVLTDDDVVDWDEEYPPQMGEEYSQIIYSTKLYRFFKYIENRDVAKSVLKERGLKKIRLGIEGYPTYKEKVKKRPGGRPEVIYNYVQRPFIRMSWEKEEGKSRHVDFQCVKSKSITNLAAAAADIPQDQLVVMHPGPQVDELDILPNHPQPSHHYDPDPDASSPAI